A stretch of Bombina bombina isolate aBomBom1 chromosome 2, aBomBom1.pri, whole genome shotgun sequence DNA encodes these proteins:
- the LOC128647290 gene encoding uncharacterized protein LOC128647290, with product MYSFGVRPYVSIKTVTVGKLLMPPIQVPVALKRVYIRQYRIPGGHKEIGDTIKDLIAAGVVRPITTSWNNPVWPVKKSDGTWRMTVDYRELNSNTPPLTAAVPDMVTLIENIQRHPGNMYAVIDLANAFYTIPIEEQCQEQFAYTWQGRQFTFTRLPMGYVHSPTICHRIVAEHMEEVTLPPNVQVTHYIDDIMIQGPDEQVVQQVLEQVITHLKKKGWEINPDKIQGPGTSVRFLGIQWTNGRREITPKAKQKIVEFTSPKTKKEAQRFIGLFGFWRQHIPHLSQILAPIYKVTRKKYSFEWGSKEELAFETAKQAIQMAMDLWPVKEGPIDLNVSVHKEHANWSLWQKQGRGKVPLGFWTRKLPEAGDRYTPFERQLCACYWALVETEELTLGHDVFLRPEIPIMNWVMGSPKTHKIGHAQESSIIKWKWYIQNRAKTGPKGVAALHEKVAEQPLQGTAPIQETPTEESLVKWGVPYDQLSEEQQAHAWFTDGSAKYVGSQRSWKAVAYNPVTKQLLVSTGKNESSQYAELVAVHQAIACEQGECHVYTDSWSVANGLATWLPTWERKDYQIYSKEVWGKQIWQELSRLVREKTVTIYHVDAHTNQDSLERLFNSIADEAAKVSTVESEDVDEEADNKGVAQWAHQKSGHLGERATHRWALQRGIKLSMEVIKTEIANCPVCQHVRKRQIPGMVQGHIKRGKLPGQIWQIDFIGPLPSSKGCQYVCTAVDTYSGYLIAPPCKQATQINTIKTLELITKFYGTPLQIQSDNGTHFTGHMVQGYSAERYIQWIYHIPYYPQAAGLIERMNGLLKQQLKKLGDGTLQKWRDHLEEAINVLNNRPITDSETPLSRMISRQEYTECRDQHAVETCWETSPGGLAPDKLLPPSGGIYLTIQDQVTISPESSQTISTGIGVQIPDKHVGFIVPMPSLIVRGISIGEKTLDPGKTEEVKLTLLNRGKEQGDMSALEVVAKLIVTPTCNSEIAEQETRGRVGIGAKVWLKQEKGPPVPAEVIAKGDDNVVIVVKQGSNDWLHVPAGKCYLRN from the coding sequence ATGTACAGCTTTGGGGTAAGGCCTTATGTGTCCATCAAAACCGTTACTGTAGGAAAATTGTTGATGCCCCCCATACAGGTCCCAGTGGCCTTGAAGAGGGTATACATTCGACAATACCGAATACCGGGAGGGCATAAAGAGATAGGTGACACCATCAAAGATCTAATAGCTGCAGGGGTGGTGAGACCTATCACCACATCTTGGAATAATCCCGTTTGGCCGGTCAAGAAAAGTGATGGGACCTGGCGTATGACTGtggattatagggagttaaatagTAATACTCCCCCATTAACGGCAGCAGTACCAGATATGGTTACGCTGATAGAAAATATACAGCGTCACCCTGGAAATATGTATGCGGTCATTGACCTGGCAAATGCCTTCTATACAATACCTATAGAGGAGCAGTGCCAAGAGCAATTCGCATACACCTGGCAGGGACGGCAATTCACGTTCACGCGCCTCCCAATGGGCTATGTCCATAGCCCCACGATCTGCCACAGGATTGTGGCAGAACACATGGAGGAAGTTACTCTGCCCCCCAACGTGCAGGTCACacattatatagatgatataatgatACAGGGACCTGATGAGCAAGTAGTGCAACAAGTGTTAGAACAGGTGATAACCCACTTAAAGAAGAAGGGGTGGGAAATCAACCCTGACAAAATACAAGGGCCAGGAACCTCAGTACGATTCCTGGGTATACAGTGGACAAATGGCCGTAGGGAgataacccctaaagccaagcagAAAATAGTGGAATTCACATCCCCTAAAACCAAAAAGGAAGCCCAGCGCTTCATTGGGTTATTTGGCTTTTGGCGGCAGCATATACCCCACCTGAGCCAAATACTAGCCCCCATCTACAAGGTTACCAGGAAAAAGTATAGCTTTGAGTGGGGGTCTAAGGAGGAGTTGGCTTTTGAAACTGCAAAACAGGCCATCCAAATGGCGATGGATCTGTGGCCAGTAAAGGAAGGGCCAATAGATTTAAATGtgtctgtccacaaggaacatgctAATTGGAGCCTTTGGCAGAAACAAGGGAGAGGGAAAGTCCCCCTTGGTTTCTGGACTAGGAAATTGCCTGAGGCAGGTGACCGATACACGCCCTTTGAGCGCCAGTTATGTGCTTGCTACTGGGCTTTAGTAGAAACAGAGGAGCTAACGTTAGGGCATGATGTATTCTTGAGGCCTGAGATTCCCATAATGAACTGGGTAatgggcagtcctaagacccataaGATTGGACATGCTCAGGAATCAAGCATCATAAAATGGAAATGGTACATACAGAACAGGGCAAAGACAGGTCCCAAAGGGGTTGCCGCACTGCATGAAAAGGTTGCTGAGCAACCCCTCCAGGGGACAGCCCCCATTCAGGAGACACCAACAGAGGAGTCTCTAGTAAAATGGGGTGTGCCATATGATCAACTGTCAGAAGAACAGCAAGCCCATGCTTGGTTCACTGACGGATCAGCAAAATATGTGGGTTCACAGAGGAGTTGGAAAGCAGTAGCCTACAATCCTGTGACCAAACAGCTGCTGGTGTCTACAGGGAAAAATGAAAGTAGCCAATATGCCGAGTTAGTTGCTGTCCATCAGGCTATAGCCTGTGAACAGGGCGAATGCCACGTATACACCGACTCATGGTCAGTGGCAAATGGGCTGGCCACCTGGCTCCCCACCTGGGAACGGAAAGACTACCAGATATACTCAAAGGAGGTGTGGGGGAAGCAGATATGGCAGGAACTCAGCAGATTGGTTAGGGAAAAGACAGTGACTATTTACCATGTAGATGCCCATACAAATCAGGATTCATTAGAACGGCTGTTCAATTCTATTGCAGATGAGGCAGCCAAAGTCTCCACTGTGGAAAGTGAGGATGTGGATGAGGAGGCTGACAATAAGGGTGTGGCCCAGTGGGCCCACCAAAAAAGTGGACACCTTGGAGAGAGAGCGACTCATAGGTGGGCATTGCAAAGGGGTATCAAGCTATCTATGGAAGTAATAAAAACAGAGATAGCAAATTGTCCTGTATGTCAGCATGTCAGGAAGCGACAGATTCCTGGCATGGTGCAAGGGCATATCAAAAGAGGCAAGCTGCCAGGCCAGATCTGGCAGATAGATTTCATAGGACCTCTTCCCTCCAGCAAAGGCTGCCAGTACGTGTGCACGGCTGTGGACACGTACTCAGGCTACCTCATAGCCCCCCCATGTAAGCAAGCAACTCAGATAAACACCATTAAGACCCTAGAGTTAATCACAAAATTCTATGGCACTCCATTGCAGATACAGAGtgataatggtactcattttacaggACACATGGTACAGGGATATAGTGCAGAAAGGTACATACAATGGATATACCATATACCCTATTATCCCCAAGCAGCAGGATTAATTGAGCGAATGAATGGTTTGCTAAAGCAGCAGTTAAAGAAGCTAGGGGATGGTACCTTGCAGAAGTGGAGGGACCATCTTGAGGAAGCAATTAATGTGTTAAATAACCGTCCTATTACAGATAGTGAGACCCCACTGTCTAGGATGATAAGCAGACAGGAGTACACTGAGTGTCGAGATCAACATGCTGTGGAAACGTGTTGGGAAACTAGCCCTGGGGGTTTAGCGCCAGATAAATTGCTCCCTCCTAGTGGCGGGATATACTTGACCATCCAGGACCAGGTAACAATATCCCCTGAGAGCTCCCAAACCATATCAACAGGGATAGGGGTCCAAATACCTGACAAGCATGTGGGTTTCATAGTTCCAATGCCCTCTCTCATAGTCAGAGGTATTAGCATAGGGGAGAAAACGCTAGACCCTGGAAAGACTGAGGAAGTGAAGCTCACCCTCCTCAATAGAGGAAAGGAACAGGGAGACATGTCAGCATTAGAAGTAGTGGCAAAGCTTATAGTTACTCCTACCTGCAACAGTGAGATAGCGGAACAGGAAACTAGGGGAAGGGTGGGCATAGGGGCTAAGGTCTGGTTGAAACAAGAAAAGGGCCCCCCCGTGCCTGCAGAGGTGATAGCTAAGGGAGATGACAATGTGGTAATTGTGGTAAAGCAAGGGAGCAATGATTGGCTGCATGTGCCTGCGGGCAAGTGCTATTTACGGAATTAA